Proteins from a genomic interval of Asterias rubens chromosome 16, eAstRub1.3, whole genome shotgun sequence:
- the LOC117301108 gene encoding sodium-dependent phosphate transporter 2-like, producing the protein MDLPFVTSTLAPFDDSITWIVAVAFIISFVLAFGLGANDAANSFGTAVGAKVFTLTQALILASVFEMIGAIALGARVADTVRSGLFDPELYNGHEELLMVGQLSALTSACIWLMIATIIGIPVSASHSIVGASLGFHLVLFSGEGVDWFVIAKIVISWVASPVLSGIISCTIYFILKYTMLDRKDELKWGLMGIPFWYFFVVFINVFSIFLGVPQVAESTVLGPWLPVIIAFTTGFWVSVGVVIFLIPYTRKRALAAEDLIKTTEGRVGYDNMGLDEGIVEIKNESYTPRNPDEDNGAGASTDRARENQQNTGDSEADSPGTFSNGGVTAEAKESVEVDVDDTKEIIETGKDSDDWKSVKDTPTVTKICAPLQGISACFAAFSHGGNDVSNAIGPLVGLYLIYENGRITQDSTPIWILIYGSVGIAIGLFVLGRRVIQTVGTELTPITPSTGFAINLGAAVTVLAASLLGIPVSTTHCLVGSVACVGFMRARKAMDFKLFTGIVSAWIITLPVTVLLSAALMGLIQHAVPGGCNLVRMQYNGTNTSTTMAY; encoded by the exons ATGGATCTCCCGTTCGTAACGAGCACCCTAGCCCCCTTCGATGACAGCATAACGTGGATAGTTGCCGTTGCTTTCATTATCTCCTTCGTACTGGCGTTTGGACTCGGAGCTAACGATGCCGCCAATTCATTCGGGACTGCTGTTGGTGCCAAGGTCTTCACCCTTACGCAG GCCCTTATCTTAGCCTCTGTCTTTGAAATGATCGGTGCAATCGCCCTAGGTGCCAGAGTGGCGGATACCGTACGAAGCGGATTGTTCGACCCAGAGCTCTACAATGGGCATGAGGAACTGCTGATGGTTGGCCAGTTATCTGCATTAACCT CTGCGTGTATCTGGTTGATGATTGCCACGATTATTGGTATCCCAGTGTCTGCATCACACAGCATCGTGGGTGCTTCATTGGGTTTCCATCTCGTATTGTTCAGCGGTGAGGGCGTCGACTGGTTTGTTATCGCCAAAATAG TTATTTCTTGGGTCGCATCGCCGGTACTGTCTGGTATTATCTCATGTACTATCTACTTCATCTTAAAATATACCATGCTGGACAGA AAAGACGAGCTCAAATGGGGCTTAATGGGGATACCGTTCTGGTATTTCTTTGTGGTTTTTATAAACGTCTTCTCCATTTTCCTTGGAGTTCCCCAAG TTGCTGAAAGTACCGTTCTGGGTCCATGGCTGCCAGTCATTATCGCTTTTACTACAGGGTTTTGGGTCAGTGTCGGTGTTGTTATATTCTTAATCCCGTACACGAGAAAGAGAGCTCTGG CTGCCGAGGATTTAATCAAAACAACTGAAGGTAGAGTTGGATATGACAACATGGGCCTTGATGAAGGAATTGTAGAAATTAAGAATG AATCGTATACTCCAAGGAACCCCGACGAAGATAACGGTGCGGGTGCGAGCACTGACCGTGCCCgagaaaatcaacaaaacacgGGGGACAGTGAAGCCGACAGCCCCGGCACGTTCTCGAATGGTGGTGTCACGGCAGAAGCAAAGG AAAGCGTTGAGGTGGACGTTGACGACACCAAGGAGATTATCGAGACGGGCAAAGACTCTGACGACTGGAAGTCCGTGAAGGACACACCCACAGTGACTAAGATCTGCGCTCCACTGCAGGGTATCTCGGCTTGCTTCGCTGCCTTCTCGCACGGTGGAAACGATGTCAG TAACGCCATCGGGCCGTTGGTGGGGCTATACCTCATCTACGAGAATGGGAGAATAACACAAGACTCGACCCCAATCTGGATCCTCATTTATGGCAGCGTGGGTATTGCAATCGGTCTGTTCGTCCTGGGAAGGAGGGTGATACAGACTGTGGGCACTGAGTTGACTCCGATTACGCCATCTAC TGGATTTGCCATCAATCTTGGAGCTGCCGTCACAGTCCTCGCCGCCTCACTCCTCGGCATTCCAGTCAGCACCACTCACTGCCTGGTCGGCTCGGTGGCTTGCGTCGGGTTCATGAGAGCACGTAAGGCAATGGACTTTAAACTCTTCACTGGTATCGTCAGTGCCTGGATCATCACTCTACCAGTCACTGTTTTGCTGTCTGCTGCCCTCATGGGGCTGATTCAACACGCAGTACCCGGCGGATGTAATCTCGTACGGATGCAGTACAACGGCACCAATACATCGACGACAATGGCTTATTGA
- the LOC117301109 gene encoding cornifelin homolog A-like, whose translation MAQFENGLFGCFSNIGLCVFSYFVPCYTHGKTAEAVGAGTCLICALSLFVPFLNIWALITTRGKVRESKGIDGTLVNDLVMICFCGPCAVIQSAQEMGVHTPLGAGESMARV comes from the coding sequence ATGGCCCAGTTTGAGAATGGTCTCTTCGGATGCTTCAGTAACATCGGACTGTGTGTATTCAGCTACTTCGTGCCGTGCTACACCCACGGCAAGACGGCAGAGGCAGTGGGTGCCGGAACCTGTCTGATATGCGCCCTGAGTTTGTTCGTGCCGTTCCTGAACATCTGGGCTCTCATCACCACAAGGGGGAAAGTCAGGGAGAGCAAAGGAATCGACGGAACCCTCGTCAACGATCTGGTGATGATCTGCTTTTGTGGACCGTGTGCTGTCATCCAGAGTGCCCAGGAGATGGGCGTTCATACCCCGTTGGGAGCAGGGGAGTCTATGGCCCGCGTCTAA